DNA from Frateuria edaphi:
AGTGATGGAAGCGTGCAGGCTAAAGCATTGCTGCGTCAAGCATTAAGCAGGCGATCTTAGGCCTGTGGTTCAAAAAATTTCACGGCCATTGCGGTAGCGCTCCTGTCGAGGTCGCTTGAACCTGCCGCGCCCTCGGGCAGGTGTGGTCAGCGGACTCCTCCCCGATGGCGGATGTCGCAAACCGTTGAACCAAAACGCAAAATATTGCGACGGCTACCACCCGATCTTCACCCCGATGACGCCGGCCCTTCACCGTCGCCTGCCTAGGCTCTCTTTTTCCCGTGAAGGCAAGGAGCGGCAGACGTGAACCACGATCCGGCACGCCGGGATTTCCTCAGGCTCGTCGGCGTGACGGTACCGGCCGGCATGGCGTTGTGCGCCTGCGGCGGCAGCGGCGCCGATGCGCAGGGCGGCCCGTCCAACGCCTTCTTCGCGGCCGGGGAGATGGATTTCATCCAGGCCGCCACCGCGCGGCTGATTCCCGCCGACGCGCTGGGCCCCGGTGCCGACAAGGCGGGCGTTCCCACCTTCCTCGACCTGCAGCTGGCCGGTCCCTACGGCCGCGCCGAGCGCTGGTACATGCAGGGCCCCTGGCCCAACGGCATCGATGGCCAGGGCTACCAGCTGCGCTTCACGCCCGCGCAGCTCTATCGCCAGGCGATCGCCGGCATCGACAAGCATTGCCAAGCGCAGTACCGCCAGCCGTTCGCCAAGCTCACGACCGACCAGCAGGACCAGGTGCTGCATGCGCTCGAAGACGGCAAGGTCGACCTGGGCGACGTGCCGTCGAAGACCTTTTTCAACCTGCTCTGGCAGAACACCCAGGAAGGCTTCCTCGCCGACCCCGCCTA
Protein-coding regions in this window:
- a CDS encoding gluconate 2-dehydrogenase subunit 3 family protein, whose translation is MNHDPARRDFLRLVGVTVPAGMALCACGGSGADAQGGPSNAFFAAGEMDFIQAATARLIPADALGPGADKAGVPTFLDLQLAGPYGRAERWYMQGPWPNGIDGQGYQLRFTPAQLYRQAIAGIDKHCQAQYRQPFAKLTTDQQDQVLHALEDGKVDLGDVPSKTFFNLLWQNTQEGFLADPAYGGNRDFAGWKLIGFPGPRYNYVREIGEYGKPYPQPCVSLIGRVPGAALAHAGEVS